One window of the Methanocaldococcus vulcanius M7 genome contains the following:
- a CDS encoding 30S ribosomal protein S3, giving the protein MIERTFVKEHIKEFLIDEYFKKELSRAGYSHCYIRKTPIGTKIIIYAEKPGFVIGRRGSRIRELTETLAKEFGVEKPQIDVKPVENPDLDAQVVAQKVAQSLERGMHFRRVGHTAVRRVMNAGAKGVIVIISGKLTGERARTEKFMAGYMKHCGEPAEELVDKGSAIAKTKPGVIGVTVKIMRPDVLLPDEIIIKDTEVEHVVEEE; this is encoded by the coding sequence ATGATCGAAAGAACCTTCGTTAAAGAACACATAAAAGAGTTTTTAATAGACGAATACTTTAAAAAAGAGTTAAGTAGAGCAGGATATAGCCACTGCTATATAAGAAAAACACCAATTGGAACTAAAATAATCATCTATGCTGAAAAACCAGGATTCGTTATCGGAAGAAGAGGAAGTAGAATTAGAGAATTAACAGAAACACTTGCGAAAGAATTTGGTGTTGAAAAACCACAAATCGATGTTAAACCAGTTGAAAACCCCGACTTAGATGCCCAAGTTGTTGCTCAAAAGGTTGCTCAGTCATTAGAAAGAGGAATGCATTTTAGAAGAGTAGGGCACACTGCTGTAAGAAGAGTAATGAACGCAGGAGCAAAAGGGGTTATTGTTATTATTTCCGGAAAGTTAACGGGAGAAAGAGCAAGAACCGAGAAATTTATGGCAGGATATATGAAACACTGTGGAGAACCAGCAGAAGAACTCGTTGATAAAGGTAGTGCAATAGCAAAAACCAAGCCGGGAGTCATTGGAGTTACAGTAAAGATCATGAGACCAGACGTCCTCTTACCAGATGAAATCATAATTAAAGATACGGAAGTTGAACACGTTGTGGAAGAAGAGTAG
- a CDS encoding glycosyltransferase family 2 protein codes for MRSQRQNSRIKLDKSNKLNKEDIFIVIPAFNEEKMIGETLKNLKREGYKNIIVVDDGSSDRTYEIAKKENVIVCRHILNRGLGGALGTGIKCALIYNPKVIVTFDADGQHHPRDVEKVAKPIIEQNFDFVIGSRMMDKKELKNMPLVKRVGNFGLNLITYLMGGYFVTDSQSGLRAFSYESAKKVINALKSDRYEVSSEFIIIAKKHQLKLKEVPIKTIYTEYSMSRGTNVITGFKILFKLITQKIF; via the coding sequence ATGAGAAGTCAAAGGCAAAACAGCCGAATTAAATTAGATAAATCAAATAAATTAAACAAGGAAGATATTTTTATAGTGATACCTGCATTTAACGAAGAGAAGATGATTGGAGAAACTTTAAAAAATTTAAAAAGAGAAGGTTATAAAAACATTATTGTTGTAGATGATGGCTCTTCTGACAGGACATATGAGATCGCTAAAAAAGAGAATGTAATTGTTTGTAGGCATATATTAAATAGAGGGTTAGGGGGAGCTTTGGGAACGGGGATTAAATGTGCTTTAATTTATAATCCCAAAGTTATAGTAACCTTCGATGCTGACGGACAACATCATCCAAGGGATGTAGAAAAAGTTGCAAAACCAATAATTGAGCAAAATTTTGACTTTGTTATTGGAAGTAGAATGATGGATAAAAAAGAATTAAAGAATATGCCATTGGTTAAAAGAGTTGGAAATTTTGGCTTAAATTTAATAACATATCTCATGGGAGGTTATTTTGTAACAGATAGTCAAAGTGGTCTTAGGGCATTTTCTTACGAATCTGCTAAAAAAGTGATAAATGCTTTAAAAAGTGATAGATATGAGGTCTCTTCCGAATTTATAATAATAGCTAAAAAACATCAATTAAAATTGAAAGAAGTCCCAATAAAAACAATATATACTGAATACTCAATGAGTAGGGGAACTAATGTAATAACTGGGTTTAAAATACTTTTTAAGTTAATAACACAAAAGATCTTCTAA
- a CDS encoding 30S ribosomal protein S14, translated as MAKKPWKKKYGYGIRPCQRCGHVGPGLIRKYGLNLCRQCFREIAHKLGFKKLD; from the coding sequence ATGGCAAAAAAACCTTGGAAAAAGAAGTATGGGTATGGGATTAGGCCATGTCAGAGATGCGGACATGTTGGGCCAGGATTAATTAGAAAATATGGATTAAACTTGTGTAGACAGTGTTTTAGAGAAATAGCTCACAAGTTAGGATTTAAAAAATTGGACTAA
- a CDS encoding 30S ribosomal protein S8 yields MSLMDPLANALNHISNCERVGKKVVYIKPASKLIGRVLKVMQDNGYIGEFEFIEDGRAGIFKVELVGKINKCGAIKPRFPVKKFGYEKFEKRYLPARDFGLLIVSTTQGVMSHEDAKKKGLGGRLLAYVY; encoded by the coding sequence ATGAGTTTAATGGACCCACTGGCAAACGCGTTAAACCATATCTCTAACTGTGAGAGAGTGGGTAAGAAAGTTGTTTATATAAAACCTGCCTCTAAATTAATCGGAAGAGTTTTAAAAGTTATGCAAGATAACGGCTACATAGGAGAGTTTGAATTTATAGAAGACGGAAGAGCAGGAATTTTTAAAGTTGAATTAGTAGGAAAGATAAACAAGTGTGGAGCTATAAAACCAAGATTTCCAGTTAAAAAATTTGGTTATGAGAAGTTTGAAAAAAGATACCTACCAGCGAGAGATTTTGGTTTATTGATTGTTTCTACAACACAAGGAGTTATGAGTCATGAAGATGCAAAAAAGAAGGGATTAGGAGGAAGATTATTAGCTTACGTGTACTAA
- the rplV gene encoding 50S ribosomal protein L22, which translates to MAKLKYKIQTNPEKTARAMGRNVPISRKHAREICRAINGMKLDEAIKFLEDVIEMKRPVLFKRHCKKVGHRKGKLGWHAGRYPIKASREILKILNYARANAEYKGLNTEKLRIKHISTNKGITIKRYMPRAFGRATPKFQETVHIQVILEEFH; encoded by the coding sequence ATGGCCAAACTAAAATATAAAATTCAAACAAATCCAGAAAAAACTGCAAGAGCGATGGGTAGAAACGTTCCAATCTCAAGAAAACATGCAAGGGAAATATGTAGAGCAATAAATGGAATGAAGTTAGATGAAGCAATAAAATTCTTAGAAGATGTAATAGAAATGAAAAGACCTGTTCTATTTAAAAGACACTGTAAGAAAGTAGGACATAGAAAAGGAAAACTCGGATGGCATGCAGGAAGATACCCAATAAAAGCATCAAGAGAAATATTAAAAATATTAAACTATGCAAGAGCAAATGCTGAATATAAAGGATTAAACACTGAAAAGTTAAGAATAAAACACATATCCACAAATAAAGGTATAACAATAAAAAGATACATGCCAAGAGCATTCGGAAGAGCAACACCCAAATTCCAAGAAACTGTTCACATACAAGTTATCTTAGAAGAATTCCACTAA
- a CDS encoding elongation factor 1-beta: MASVLAKIKIMPTSPEVDKEKLKEKVKEVLEKENVAVRGLFDEPLAFGLYAVYAVIEMEEREGGTEPIENALSEIDEVESVETVEVSLA, translated from the coding sequence ATGGCATCAGTATTAGCAAAAATAAAAATCATGCCTACAAGTCCAGAAGTTGATAAAGAAAAACTAAAAGAAAAAGTTAAAGAGGTTTTAGAAAAAGAAAACGTTGCAGTTAGAGGGTTATTTGATGAACCATTAGCATTCGGATTGTATGCTGTTTATGCAGTTATCGAAATGGAAGAAAGAGAAGGAGGAACTGAACCAATAGAAAATGCCCTATCCGAAATTGACGAGGTTGAGAGCGTTGAAACCGTTGAAGTATCTCTGGCATAA
- the purT gene encoding phosphoribosylglycinamide formyltransferase 2: MEIGTPLLKDSVKFLLLGSGELGKEVIIEAQRLGIECIAVDRYQNAPAMQVAHRSYVIDMKDYDALMAIIKREEPNYIVPEIEAINTDALIDAEKMGYNVVPTANATKITMNRELIRRLAAEKLKLKTARYAFANSLEELKEAVAKVGIPCVVKPIMSSSGKGQSIIKKEDDIEKAWNIAREGARGIGNRVIVEEFINFDYEITLLTARTANGTKFCEPIGHIQIDGDYHESWQPQDMSQSLKEQAKEISKEITDALGGYGIFGVELFVKGDEVIFSEVSPRPHDTGMVTMITQDMSEFEIHVRAILGFDVSTKLLRCGASHVIKAEINKYAPKYDIKEAVKVPNSKLRLFGKPNAKVGRRMGVALSYAESIKKARELAEKCAHSVKIY; this comes from the coding sequence ATGGAGATAGGTACTCCTCTTTTAAAGGATAGTGTAAAGTTTTTACTACTTGGGAGTGGAGAACTCGGAAAAGAGGTTATTATAGAAGCTCAAAGATTAGGAATAGAATGTATCGCAGTAGATAGGTATCAAAATGCCCCCGCCATGCAGGTTGCCCATAGAAGTTATGTTATTGATATGAAGGACTATGATGCATTGATGGCGATTATTAAGAGAGAGGAGCCAAATTATATAGTTCCTGAAATTGAAGCAATAAACACTGATGCTTTAATAGATGCTGAAAAAATGGGGTATAACGTTGTTCCCACTGCCAATGCAACAAAAATAACTATGAATAGGGAATTAATAAGACGATTAGCTGCTGAAAAATTGAAGTTAAAAACTGCAAGATATGCATTTGCCAACTCGCTGGAAGAGTTAAAAGAGGCGGTTGCAAAAGTAGGAATTCCATGTGTAGTTAAGCCAATAATGTCATCTTCTGGAAAGGGGCAGAGTATAATTAAAAAAGAAGATGATATAGAAAAAGCTTGGAATATTGCAAGAGAAGGAGCGAGAGGGATTGGAAATAGGGTTATAGTTGAAGAATTTATAAATTTTGATTATGAAATAACATTATTAACTGCAAGAACTGCCAATGGAACCAAATTTTGTGAACCAATTGGTCATATTCAGATTGATGGGGACTATCACGAGAGTTGGCAACCACAAGATATGTCCCAAAGTTTGAAAGAGCAAGCAAAAGAAATATCAAAAGAGATAACTGATGCGTTGGGAGGTTATGGAATCTTCGGTGTAGAGTTGTTTGTTAAAGGAGATGAGGTAATATTTAGCGAAGTTTCTCCAAGACCTCACGATACTGGAATGGTTACGATGATAACACAAGATATGAGCGAGTTTGAGATACACGTTAGAGCAATACTCGGTTTTGATGTTTCCACTAAACTGCTCAGATGTGGAGCCAGCCATGTTATTAAGGCAGAGATAAACAAATATGCTCCAAAATATGACATAAAAGAAGCAGTTAAAGTGCCAAACTCTAAATTGAGATTATTTGGAAAGCCAAATGCAAAAGTTGGAAGAAGGATGGGAGTTGCTTTGTCTTATGCTGAATCCATTAAAAAAGCGAGAGAACTTGCAGAAAAATGTGCTCATTCTGTTAAAATATATTAA
- a CDS encoding 30S ribosomal protein S4e: MAKKGPKRHLKRLAAPVRWELPRKVHKFTVRPLPGAHPMSESLPLLIVVRDLLKYADNGREAKKIIKMGKVFVDGRVRKEEKLPVGLMDVVSLPEADENYRVLFDRKGRVKLKPTENPDVKLCKIKNKTVVKGGHIQLNLHDGRNVVIKVSDPTKAEEDVYKTGDTLLISIPEQEIKAHIPFEVGKLAYITGGKHVGDFAKIVEIERRGIYPDIVTLENMEGEKFKTVKDYVFVVGDEEPIIKL; the protein is encoded by the coding sequence ATGGCAAAAAAAGGTCCAAAAAGACATCTAAAAAGATTAGCAGCTCCAGTTAGATGGGAATTACCAAGAAAGGTTCATAAATTTACAGTTAGACCTTTACCCGGAGCACACCCAATGAGTGAATCACTACCACTTCTAATAGTTGTAAGAGATCTGTTAAAATACGCTGATAACGGAAGAGAAGCAAAGAAAATCATTAAAATGGGAAAGGTCTTTGTTGATGGAAGAGTTAGAAAAGAAGAAAAGCTTCCAGTTGGATTGATGGACGTTGTTTCTTTACCTGAGGCAGATGAGAATTATAGAGTTTTGTTTGATAGAAAGGGAAGAGTTAAGTTAAAACCAACAGAAAATCCAGATGTAAAATTATGTAAAATTAAAAACAAAACAGTTGTTAAAGGAGGACATATCCAACTCAATTTACACGATGGGAGGAATGTTGTTATTAAAGTTTCAGATCCTACAAAGGCAGAAGAGGATGTTTATAAAACAGGAGATACCTTGCTGATTTCAATTCCAGAACAAGAAATTAAAGCACATATCCCATTTGAAGTGGGTAAATTAGCTTATATCACTGGAGGAAAACACGTCGGTGATTTTGCTAAAATCGTTGAGATTGAGAGAAGAGGAATATACCCAGATATAGTTACCTTAGAAAACATGGAAGGAGAGAAATTCAAAACAGTTAAGGACTACGTCTTCGTTGTTGGAGATGAAGAACCAATAATTAAATTATAA
- a CDS encoding 30S ribosomal protein S17, producing the protein MVAKNIGIKVKTPEVECNDKNCPFHGNLPVRGQSFVGVVVSDKPHNTVIIKREVVKYLKKYERYERRSAKLAAHNPPCIHARVGDIVRVMECRPISKTKAFVVVEKLGRADEVKGEE; encoded by the coding sequence ATGGTTGCAAAAAACATAGGAATAAAAGTTAAAACTCCAGAAGTGGAATGCAACGACAAAAACTGTCCATTTCACGGAAACTTGCCAGTAAGAGGGCAAAGTTTCGTTGGAGTAGTAGTTAGCGACAAACCACACAACACAGTCATTATAAAAAGAGAAGTTGTAAAATACCTAAAAAAATATGAAAGATACGAAAGAAGAAGTGCAAAATTAGCAGCTCATAACCCACCATGTATACACGCAAGAGTTGGAGATATTGTAAGGGTCATGGAATGTAGACCAATAAGTAAAACAAAGGCATTTGTTGTAGTTGAGAAATTAGGAAGAGCAGATGAAGTTAAAGGAGAAGAGTAA
- the yciH gene encoding stress response translation initiation inhibitor YciH, which yields MPEICPRCGLPKELCVCEEIAKEEQKIKIYVTKRRFGKLMTIVEGFDTSVIDLKELAKKLKDICACGGTVKGDTIELQGDHRKRVAEELVKMGFSRDSIEIR from the coding sequence ATGCCAGAAATCTGTCCAAGATGTGGATTACCAAAAGAACTATGCGTTTGTGAAGAAATTGCAAAAGAAGAACAGAAGATAAAAATATACGTTACAAAAAGAAGATTTGGTAAATTAATGACGATAGTAGAAGGATTCGACACAAGTGTTATTGATTTAAAGGAACTCGCTAAAAAATTAAAGGACATCTGTGCCTGTGGAGGAACTGTTAAAGGAGATACGATAGAACTTCAGGGAGATCACAGAAAGAGAGTTGCAGAAGAGCTTGTTAAAATGGGATTCTCGCGAGATTCTATCGAAATAAGGTAG
- a CDS encoding 50S ribosomal protein L5, with protein MSFEEMWEKNPMLKPRIGKVVVNFGVGESGDRLTKGAQVIEELTGQKPIRTRAKQTNPSFGIRKKLPIGLKVTLRGKKAEDFLKKAFEAFQKEGKTLYDYSFDDYGNFSFGIHEHIDFPGQKYDPMIGIFGMDVCVTLERPGFRVFRKKRCRSKIPRRHRLTREEAIEFIEKNYGIKVERLLLEEEEETQ; from the coding sequence ATGAGCTTTGAAGAAATGTGGGAGAAAAATCCAATGTTAAAGCCGAGAATTGGAAAAGTTGTTGTTAATTTTGGAGTTGGAGAAAGTGGAGATCGATTAACAAAAGGAGCCCAGGTTATTGAAGAGCTGACAGGGCAAAAGCCAATAAGAACAAGGGCTAAACAAACAAATCCATCATTTGGAATTAGAAAAAAATTACCAATAGGGTTGAAAGTTACTCTAAGAGGAAAAAAAGCAGAGGACTTTTTGAAAAAAGCATTTGAGGCATTTCAAAAAGAAGGTAAAACACTTTATGATTATTCATTTGACGACTATGGGAACTTTTCATTTGGAATCCACGAGCATATTGACTTCCCAGGACAAAAGTATGATCCTATGATCGGTATTTTTGGTATGGACGTTTGTGTTACCTTAGAAAGGCCAGGATTTAGAGTTTTCAGAAAGAAAAGATGTAGGTCAAAGATTCCAAGAAGACATCGATTAACAAGAGAAGAGGCAATTGAATTTATAGAGAAGAACTATGGAATCAAAGTTGAAAGATTACTATTAGAGGAAGAGGAAGAAACACAATAA
- a CDS encoding 50S ribosomal protein L6: MPVAAYIEERIKIPENVQIEVNDNNEVIVKSGGNELRRRFEHSNVKIKKEGDEVIIFCEYPRRKDKAMIGTIRAHINNMIKGVTEGFTYKLKIRYAHFPMKVSVKGNEVIIENFLGEKHPRRAKIMEGVKVKVSGEDVIVSGIDKEKVGQTAANIEQATRIKGRDPRVFQDGIYIVEKAGKII; this comes from the coding sequence ATGCCAGTTGCCGCCTATATTGAAGAAAGAATAAAGATCCCCGAAAATGTTCAAATCGAAGTAAACGACAATAATGAAGTTATAGTAAAAAGCGGAGGAAATGAATTAAGAAGAAGATTTGAACATTCCAATGTGAAAATTAAAAAAGAAGGGGATGAAGTAATTATCTTCTGTGAATACCCAAGAAGAAAAGACAAAGCAATGATTGGAACAATAAGGGCACACATTAACAATATGATAAAAGGAGTTACAGAGGGCTTTACCTATAAATTAAAAATTAGATATGCCCACTTCCCAATGAAAGTTAGTGTTAAAGGAAACGAAGTTATTATTGAGAACTTCTTAGGAGAAAAACACCCAAGAAGAGCAAAAATAATGGAAGGAGTTAAAGTTAAAGTTAGTGGAGAAGATGTTATTGTTAGCGGAATAGACAAAGAAAAAGTTGGACAGACCGCTGCTAACATAGAACAGGCAACAAGAATCAAAGGAAGAGATCCAAGGGTCTTCCAAGACGGAATTTACATTGTAGAGAAAGCAGGAAAAATAATTTAA
- the mfnE gene encoding [5-(aminomethyl)furan-3-yl]methyl phosphate kinase, translated as MYLIKIGGSLTYHVKPLLTTLKTYAKEKDKNIVIIPGGGEFANVIRKIDKKLHISNSLSHKLAIKSMDLVGEVFSEIGGIKKYDNLFDLKKEIRKENIAILLPSTILLSTDMAEHSWSITSDSLSLYIGKLLDVKEIIIATDVDGIYDKFPGGKLLNTINANDIKGLTSVDEKFPILLKQFKMKAYVVNGKFPERVIDIFERKNTICTKII; from the coding sequence ATGTATTTGATAAAAATAGGAGGATCCCTAACATATCATGTAAAACCACTGCTAACTACCCTCAAAACCTATGCAAAAGAAAAAGATAAAAATATTGTAATTATTCCCGGAGGGGGAGAATTTGCTAATGTTATAAGGAAAATAGACAAAAAATTACATATATCTAACTCTCTATCTCACAAATTGGCAATAAAGTCAATGGATCTTGTTGGAGAGGTGTTTTCTGAAATTGGCGGAATAAAAAAATATGACAACCTTTTTGATTTAAAAAAAGAGATAAGAAAAGAAAACATTGCAATATTACTCCCTTCAACAATATTATTATCAACCGATATGGCAGAGCATAGTTGGTCAATAACCTCTGACTCATTAAGTTTATATATAGGAAAGTTATTAGATGTTAAGGAGATTATAATAGCCACTGATGTAGATGGCATCTACGACAAGTTCCCAGGAGGGAAACTATTAAATACAATTAATGCAAATGACATTAAAGGTTTAACATCCGTTGATGAAAAGTTTCCCATTCTTTTAAAACAGTTTAAAATGAAAGCATACGTTGTTAATGGTAAATTCCCAGAACGTGTTATTGATATTTTTGAAAGGAAAAACACCATTTGCACCAAAATAATTTAA
- a CDS encoding zinc finger domain-containing protein, with the protein MKYVCISCNAEIAPREKSTKFPCPNCGEVEIVRCEKCRKLNNPYKCPKCGFEGP; encoded by the coding sequence ATGAAGTATGTTTGCATAAGTTGCAATGCTGAAATAGCTCCAAGAGAAAAATCAACAAAATTTCCATGTCCAAACTGCGGAGAAGTAGAGATTGTAAGATGCGAAAAATGTAGAAAGTTAAATAACCCTTACAAGTGTCCAAAATGTGGATTTGAGGGACCATAA
- the rplX gene encoding 50S ribosomal protein L24 produces the protein MAFTKSKQPRKQRKALFNAPLHLRKKVMSAMLSKELKEKLGKNAIPVRKGDVVRIMRGNFKGLEGEVVKVDLKRYRIHVEGANNKKQDGKEVPYPIHPSNVMIIKLYDKDEKRFKHIKNE, from the coding sequence ATGGCCTTTACCAAGTCAAAACAACCAAGAAAGCAGAGAAAAGCGTTATTTAACGCTCCACTACATTTAAGAAAAAAAGTAATGTCAGCAATGTTATCAAAAGAGTTGAAAGAAAAGTTAGGTAAAAACGCTATTCCAGTTAGAAAGGGAGATGTTGTTAGAATAATGAGAGGAAACTTCAAAGGTTTAGAAGGGGAAGTTGTGAAAGTTGACTTAAAAAGATACAGAATCCATGTAGAAGGTGCAAATAATAAAAAACAGGACGGAAAAGAAGTCCCATACCCAATACACCCTTCAAACGTCATGATCATCAAATTATATGACAAAGATGAAAAAAGATTTAAACACATCAAAAACGAGTAA
- a CDS encoding 50S ribosomal protein L14 produces MKAISSKPVRALPVGARCICADNTGAKEVEIIAVRNYKGVARRLPTARVGDMVIVTVKKGTPEMRKQVLPAVVIRQRKEIKRPDGTRVKFADNAVVIVTPDGNPKGSDIKGPVAKEAAERWPGIARIAKIIV; encoded by the coding sequence ATGAAAGCAATTAGTTCAAAACCAGTTAGGGCTTTACCTGTTGGAGCAAGATGTATCTGTGCCGATAACACAGGAGCTAAGGAAGTTGAAATCATCGCAGTAAGAAACTACAAGGGAGTTGCAAGAAGATTACCAACAGCAAGAGTTGGAGATATGGTTATAGTAACAGTTAAAAAAGGAACTCCAGAAATGAGAAAGCAAGTTCTACCAGCAGTTGTTATTAGACAGAGAAAAGAAATCAAAAGACCTGACGGAACAAGAGTTAAGTTTGCAGATAATGCAGTTGTTATAGTAACCCCAGATGGAAACCCAAAAGGTTCAGATATTAAAGGGCCAGTGGCAAAAGAAGCAGCTGAGAGATGGCCAGGTATTGCAAGAATAGCTAAAATCATCGTATAA
- a CDS encoding MBL fold metallo-hydrolase, translating to MEIIFRGAALEVGRSCIEVKTDKSKILLDCGVKLGKDIEYPLLDNSIKDIDKVFVSHAHLDHSGSLPILFSKRIDVPIITTELTKKLVKVLLKDMIRISETENRKIPYNYHDIKETMRYTIPLGYKEKKYYKDFSYELFSAGHIPGSASILLNYENGKNILYTGDIKLRNTRLTKGADLSYTKDDINVLIIESTYGNSIHPDRKAVELSFIQKIKEVLFRGGVVLIPVFAVDRAQEIALILNDYDIDAPIYMDGMAVEVTKLMLKYRDMLNEANQLEKAIEKIKLIEKSEDRVKAVENLSKNGGVVITTAGMLDGGPILYYLKLFMHDPKNALLLTGYQVRDSNGRHLIETGKLFIEKEEIKPNLEVCLYNFSCHAGMDELHEIIKKVNPELLIIQHGEEVQATILRNWALEHGFDAITPKLGDKIRI from the coding sequence ATGGAGATAATTTTTAGAGGGGCAGCATTAGAAGTTGGAAGGAGTTGTATTGAAGTAAAAACTGATAAAAGCAAAATATTATTAGATTGTGGAGTTAAACTTGGAAAAGACATAGAATATCCTCTATTAGACAATTCCATAAAAGATATAGACAAGGTTTTTGTTTCACATGCTCACTTGGATCATTCTGGATCATTACCAATACTTTTTAGTAAGAGAATAGATGTGCCGATAATTACCACTGAATTAACTAAAAAATTAGTTAAAGTTTTATTAAAAGACATGATAAGAATATCTGAGACCGAAAACAGAAAAATTCCTTACAATTATCACGATATAAAAGAAACAATGAGATACACAATCCCTTTAGGTTATAAAGAAAAAAAATATTACAAAGATTTCTCATACGAGTTGTTTAGTGCAGGACATATTCCCGGAAGTGCTTCCATACTCTTAAATTACGAAAACGGAAAAAATATTCTTTATACAGGAGACATAAAACTTAGAAATACTCGATTAACGAAAGGAGCAGATCTAAGTTATACAAAAGATGATATAAACGTTCTAATTATAGAATCAACTTATGGAAACAGTATTCATCCAGATAGGAAGGCAGTTGAATTGAGTTTTATTCAAAAAATTAAGGAAGTTCTATTTAGAGGAGGTGTAGTATTAATTCCAGTGTTTGCAGTTGATCGAGCACAGGAGATCGCTTTAATACTAAATGACTATGATATTGATGCCCCAATATACATGGATGGGATGGCTGTTGAAGTTACAAAACTCATGCTTAAATACAGAGATATGTTAAATGAAGCTAATCAATTAGAAAAAGCCATAGAAAAAATTAAATTAATAGAAAAATCAGAGGATAGAGTTAAAGCAGTGGAAAATTTATCAAAAAATGGAGGGGTGGTTATAACAACTGCTGGAATGTTAGATGGAGGACCAATTCTCTACTACCTAAAACTGTTTATGCATGATCCAAAAAATGCACTATTGTTAACTGGTTATCAAGTTAGAGATTCAAATGGAAGACATTTAATTGAAACAGGAAAATTATTTATAGAAAAAGAGGAAATTAAACCAAACTTGGAAGTTTGTTTATACAACTTCTCATGCCATGCCGGAATGGACGAATTGCACGAAATAATTAAAAAGGTTAATCCAGAACTACTTATAATACAGCATGGAGAGGAAGTTCAAGCAACAATCTTGAGAAATTGGGCATTAGAACATGGATTTGATGCAATAACTCCAAAATTGGGAGACAAGATAAGAATATAA
- the rpmC gene encoding 50S ribosomal protein L29: protein MAILRADELRGMSIEELREKMADLKRELLKERASKAVAGAPSNPGRVREIKRTIARILTIMNEKKRNTA, encoded by the coding sequence ATGGCAATACTAAGAGCTGACGAACTTAGAGGAATGTCAATTGAAGAATTGAGAGAAAAGATGGCTGATTTAAAAAGAGAATTATTGAAAGAAAGAGCAAGTAAAGCCGTTGCAGGAGCTCCTTCCAACCCTGGAAGAGTTAGAGAAATAAAAAGAACAATAGCAAGAATATTGACAATAATGAATGAAAAGAAAAGAAACACTGCCTAA
- the rnp1 gene encoding ribonuclease P protein component 1 gives MITPNNILRHELIGLDVEIIDAKNKSMIGIKGKVIDETRNTLKIEKKDGREVIIPKDIAIFVFLLKNCKVKVDGRLLVGRPEDRLKKKKIKILYPY, from the coding sequence ATGATAACTCCTAATAACATTCTAAGACATGAACTAATTGGTTTAGATGTAGAGATCATTGATGCTAAAAATAAATCAATGATAGGGATCAAAGGGAAAGTCATTGATGAAACGCGAAATACATTAAAAATTGAAAAAAAAGATGGAAGAGAGGTTATAATTCCAAAAGACATTGCAATATTTGTATTCCTCTTAAAAAACTGTAAAGTTAAAGTTGATGGTAGATTATTGGTTGGAAGGCCTGAAGATCGTCTAAAAAAGAAAAAGATAAAAATCCTTTATCCATATTAA